AAAGGTACAATGAAGTTCCCTAGTTGCTTGCCCACTCCATTAGACATTGCCCCAGCTGGTAACCTATGAATCTGAACCCAGATTGGCATTTCAAACAAGTTGACCGCTTTTGGATTGTCTCCAAAGAActaatgattcagaatcaaccATAATTATCAAATGTCCACGGACCCCAACAAGCACCCTATCCCTATCCACCGGGTGAAAAAATTCGAAGGACTAAAGGTTACTGCTTACCTCCTGAATGTTGATGCCTCTTCCTGGCCGCCAAAGCATAGCAGGACGATTCTTCAAGCTCGAGAAATTAAGAGTTTTGTCTGCCATGAAAGGGCCCAAAAATGTGAAGCTGTTATCCACCCAGGTCGTCGCTTCCTGTGGAACAACAAGCTCTAGAACCTCTGTTTCATCATCGCCAATGGCGAGCACATGCATCCCAACCTCCATCACTCCGCATGGATCGACTCCCTCACGGTCACAAAACGACCACCACACGCAAAGCGCAGCTTGAGACACTCTCATCATAAGGAAATACCACTCACACTGGACTTGAACCCTAGTTGCAGCAGGACAAGTTCATGAGAGACTTCTAAAGGGTTGTTAACATAATTACTTTGATTATTTTGAGATGTTCTATTGCTATCTTTTTactatttcattttcttttcatatatatatatagatatagtattgtatattttgttatataaatattattatttgaaagaAATCTTTTGTTTGCGTGAAGGAAATGATGAAATGGATTGGAGAAAAACACTATAGCAACATCAAAATATAGAgggaaaatgaagaaaatacagTTACGATTTAACTTTTGTGTTGTCCTTGTAGAAAAAGTTAAGTTAGATGGTAGATTAAGAACTTCTAAACTTCCTCAAATATGATTTATTACTTAATGTTCCAAAATACAGTCCTACAAAAGAGGCAGATTAAAGTGCCAATGACAGAATAATGCTGAAGAGAAAGCAAAAGACTCTTTCAACTACATATTAAGAATAGAAAGctgaaaaaaacaaacaaacagaaTTTGACTACTTAAAGAGCAGAGTATGCTCCTTATGGGAACAAGACTTCCTCAGTAAAATAAGTAAATCAAGACAATAGTACTTGAATAGGAAATGAGATGCATAATCCTTAGCAAAACATAAGCAGTTAAGCATTGATTTTCCTGCAATTCTTTCTAATTTCTCCTCTTGAACCTGTCAGAGGAGAGATATTTCCCATGCTAATCATTGACTTAGCAAACTGCTGGAAGAAGAGCTGATTACTCTCTGCGTATTTCTTCACTAGTTCCATTGATGCTTCATTTTGGGTAAACAGAACTTGATCAGAACTCAACAGGCCTTTTGAAGCCAAAATGTCCTTGAAGTAACTGTTGTCGAACTTTGTTGGACTTGCAAAGTCCAAGAAGAAGAGGTTCTGGTCACCTCCGGATCTGGGGCAGCGAGTTCTCAATTGCGCAGCATATGATTGGTCAAGTGTGAAATCAGGTTTTCCATTGCCTGACTGGTTGTACAACCTCTGCCTGAAGCTGACGCATCGAGCCTTCCCGATTGTGTGGCTTCCTGAAACAAAATCATAGAAAATTAAACGGTGCCTTGGTTGAGGATGAGTCAGAAACAAGGTAGAAAACCCACCAGATAATGCTACAAGATCGACAACGTTAAGACCTTGAACCTTGAACTTTGTAAGGATGGTTTGGAATGTATTATTTGGAGCAGGAATGTTGTTGTTAGAACCGCTTAAGCTTGCACTTCTCGAGTCTCTTCTTCCTAGTGGAACTTCCCAGCTTGGTCCTCCAGCCTGTATGCGTTGAAATACACAGTCAACTCCGGTTGCTTTGTCCATCTATACACTTGAAGTCTAAGAAATAAAACTTACCAGAACTGTGGAATCTCTAGCTGCCAAAGCTAATATATCAGCACAAGAAACTGTTTGAGGGCACTCTTTTTCTAATGCAGCTTTTATCTCATCGATTACTTCGAATCCTCGAGCTGAGTGTCGGTTTGGAATAGACCCTTTTTCGCTGAGTATGCTTTTAGCACTGTCTAGCAACACTGATCCATCACAACCCTGCAAATTAAGCTACAACAGTCAGCTATTGATAAATATAAACATATGCTAAAATAAATGATGGGAAACAAACCTTGACAAAACAGTCATGAAAATGAAGCCTAAGCAAAGAAGCAGCCATACGAGCATCTTCGGCTACGGCCTTGGCTACAACAGACTGAACAATGTGGTGAGCACCGGGGCAAGAATGGTAATAGAATTGTGGATAGAGATAACCACCAGTTTGCTTTCTACTGAAGCAAAGAGGAGCAAAGGCAAGGAGAGAAACAAGTAACAGAAAGCTGATAAATTGAGCCATGTTTGTATTGATTCTTAGAGTTGAGACAAGTTTTGCAAGAATTGGTAATGGTTTGATGAAAACTTATAAGGTTTAAGGGTATTTATAGGGGGAAAATTGAGGGTTGAGATAATGAAATTAGAAGAAGAAAGGTGGAGTGTGGAGTTGTTAGATACCAAATTTTGTAGGCTGACTAGCTCCTTGATGGTCCACAGTTGGTACCATAATACAATTCCAATTCAGGAAACGTTTTGGGTACTTGGTCTTATAATTCATCACTTTCTAGTACAAATTTAATTAACCATTTGGTTTGCTTAACAAGTTTTTGAAGATGAgactaatgtttcagttttatAGTACTTTGTATACAACACATTTAAATACATAAATTACAAGAGAAGTAGCTAATCTATACCTCCATGAAACTAGACCTATTGTAATAATACatacatttatgtgtttttttttttttttttttgctccaaatttatatttatgtgCTCTGAATCTGAAGTTTCATTCGTTGGAGCTTGTGGAGGCGGCGACTAAGGGGAAGTTTTCTTGTTGTTGGGTGTGTACTTGGTTTAAAGCCGTGATTTCACCAAATTGAGAGCTATGCTATTAATCGATGGAAGAGGTATGTTTCAGTTTCTGTTCATCAGATGGCTTCTGGAAGGAAGGATAAGCAGTTGGAGCAGAATTATCGTATTTCTCCTGGTAGCTTTGGGATAATTGGGGAGTCTAGTGTTGGGAAACAGCGTTTTGACCCCTGATAAATGTTTGGTTGTTGGAATGTAAGGGGTCTTAATGACCCTCTTAAGCAACATGAAGCTTCTCTTCTTGTTGCCAAACATAAGTTGTGTGTGTGTTGGGTATTCTCGAAGCTAGGGTTTGGTATTGCAATAAGGTTAAGGTTTGGGCAGGATTTAGGACAATTTTTAAGACAATTATATACAAAATTACCTTTTACGTgaataacttaaatattactttCTCCTCTTTTTAATATTCATTGTAATcttcatatattttaaattacctctcagaataagtttttatttttctttatcatTTTGTGTGTTACcgttattaattattttaaataaatttttttctttttatcgtCTCCATAAAATCACTTTTTTTAAACTAGTGAACTTTGttttaaaatcaaatttcaattttaattaatgttatagatttttattttgtgagttttagttatgaattattttataatgttctttaaaaaatgaaatttaattAGAAACTAAGTTTGTTTATTGATTTTGAGTAAGAGTTGAAAAGAAGAAAAccatttaaataattaataatgataGTATCGTTAATTTGTACCTATTTAACAAACAAAAGTATGGAATAAGTTTAgtgagacaaaattcaaaattagcCTAGAAAACATGAGGAGGTAACTTAAGCAATGTTGATGTAAAATGCCACTGGGGATGAAACTACTATTGGCTTGATCCGAAGATTTTACTAAGAAAGCAAAACTTGATGAGTCATAGTGTCCCTCTTACGTGAAGAGCCTGCATACCATATGATTGGatagctatttttttttgtgttctaAAACATGGCTTTTTATAGTTCATTATGGACTATATATTTGTGCTCGCTCAATACAAACCTTTTCTTCTTTGTTAAATGATCTTATCTGCTTTGAAATGTTATAAAGTTAGATACTTTGTTGACCATCCACCTTCAAAATGATTTCTTTCGATTTAACTTGTGTTGTCCttgtaaaaaatattaaattagtgATGGTCGGCTTTCCAACCATCGTTAAACCGTATTCTCATTTGGATGAATacattttttcttttac
The DNA window shown above is from Euphorbia lathyris chromosome 1, ddEupLath1.1, whole genome shotgun sequence and carries:
- the LOC136210880 gene encoding peroxidase 72-like; this encodes MAQFISFLLLVSLLAFAPLCFSRKQTGGYLYPQFYYHSCPGAHHIVQSVVAKAVAEDARMAASLLRLHFHDCFVKGCDGSVLLDSAKSILSEKGSIPNRHSARGFEVIDEIKAALEKECPQTVSCADILALAARDSTVLAGGPSWEVPLGRRDSRSASLSGSNNNIPAPNNTFQTILTKFKVQGLNVVDLVALSGSHTIGKARCVSFRQRLYNQSGNGKPDFTLDQSYAAQLRTRCPRSGGDQNLFFLDFASPTKFDNSYFKDILASKGLLSSDQVLFTQNEASMELVKKYAESNQLFFQQFAKSMISMGNISPLTGSRGEIRKNCRKINA